In the genome of Nitrosopumilus sp., one region contains:
- a CDS encoding RNA-binding domain-containing protein, whose amino-acid sequence MKIPNINCKIKMVCPINLSENPEKVKQAISNIFPFSDIQNENFSIKAQSYELRSLEKIYETIISTKSQKSYIRNLENNLQDEKTWFFLNKQAAFVEKIAICDEVEESPLGPIKVILTSSNIDGIIDWLAFAK is encoded by the coding sequence ATGAAAATTCCAAATATTAATTGTAAAATTAAAATGGTTTGCCCAATCAATCTATCAGAAAATCCTGAGAAAGTCAAACAAGCAATTTCAAATATATTTCCATTTTCTGACATACAAAATGAAAATTTTTCAATTAAAGCACAATCATACGAATTACGTTCTTTGGAAAAAATCTACGAAACAATCATTTCAACCAAGTCTCAAAAAAGTTACATAAGAAATTTAGAGAATAATTTACAAGATGAAAAAACTTGGTTTTTTTTAAATAAACAAGCTGCTTTTGTAGAAAAAATTGCAATTTGTGATGAGGTTGAAGAATCTCCGTTAGGACCAATCAAGGTGATTTTAACCTCATCAAATATTGATGGAATAATTGATTGGTTAGCTTTTGCAAAATAA
- a CDS encoding Sir2 family NAD-dependent protein deacetylase produces the protein MCNYKEEILTEITNIPPLCKCGNILRPDVVWFGESLPQDVWKNAMRFASQCDLMIIAGTSLVVSPANMLPIYAKQNNAILVEINPEDTEMSEVMNLKIRNTSAKSIPKLVSIFKNKL, from the coding sequence GTGTGTAACTATAAAGAAGAAATTTTAACAGAAATTACAAATATTCCTCCACTTTGTAAATGTGGAAATATACTTAGACCTGATGTAGTATGGTTTGGAGAATCGTTACCTCAAGATGTATGGAAAAATGCTATGCGATTTGCAAGCCAATGTGATTTAATGATAATTGCAGGTACATCACTTGTTGTATCACCAGCAAATATGCTTCCAATCTACGCAAAACAAAACAATGCAATACTAGTAGAAATTAATCCAGAAGATACAGAAATGTCAGAAGTAATGAATTTAAAAATTAGAAATACTAGCGCAAAATCAATACCAAAATTGGTTTCAATATTTAAAAATAAATTATGA
- a CDS encoding Sir2 family NAD-dependent protein deacetylase produces the protein MFEIFEEQIQKFRKIVFVTGAGISQESGIPTFRGKDGLWRNHDAMKLATIDAFYDNPKLVWEWYNERRTNIFQANPNLGHKAIAELEKYAEVVVLTQNIDGLHQKAGSSKVLELHGSIVKIKCSVCVTIKKKF, from the coding sequence ATGTTTGAAATATTTGAAGAACAGATTCAAAAATTTAGAAAAATTGTATTTGTAACAGGAGCTGGAATTTCACAAGAAAGTGGAATTCCGACATTTAGAGGAAAAGACGGATTATGGAGAAATCATGATGCAATGAAGCTAGCCACAATAGATGCATTTTATGATAATCCAAAACTAGTTTGGGAGTGGTATAATGAAAGAAGGACAAATATTTTTCAGGCCAATCCAAATCTAGGCCATAAAGCAATTGCTGAATTAGAAAAATATGCTGAAGTCGTGGTTTTAACACAAAATATTGATGGCTTACATCAAAAAGCCGGTAGTTCAAAGGTATTAGAACTTCATGGAAGTATTGTAAAGATCAAATGTTCAGTGTGTGTAACTATAAAGAAGAAATTTTAA
- the rnz gene encoding ribonuclease Z yields MKLVFLGTSAAQPTENRGLSCICLERDGEILMFDAGESAQISFMKSGLGWNKKMKLFVTHMHGDHCVGILGLLQTMSMQNRTETLEIFGPNGIEEFIGANIKILNFGLSFPIIITTIKEGKIYEDEKFSMYVCKASHSVTAYSYLFQEKDKAGRFNLEKAKQLRIPEGKLWSELQKGKEVIINKKIIKPEQVLGAKRPGKKIGISGDTMPTPELEKFFTDCDYLVFDSTFLDEEKLRAQDTCHSTAKQAAILGKNAKVKNLILTHFSARYKDEIGHLKEALKIHDSVITAKDLLEVEIK; encoded by the coding sequence ATGAAACTTGTATTTTTAGGAACATCTGCAGCACAACCCACTGAAAATAGGGGATTGTCATGTATTTGCCTAGAAAGAGATGGTGAAATTTTGATGTTTGATGCAGGTGAATCAGCTCAAATATCATTTATGAAATCAGGTTTGGGTTGGAATAAAAAAATGAAATTATTTGTGACGCATATGCATGGTGATCATTGTGTGGGAATTTTAGGATTATTACAAACAATGTCAATGCAAAATAGAACTGAAACATTGGAAATTTTTGGACCAAATGGAATTGAAGAATTTATTGGAGCAAATATTAAAATATTAAATTTTGGATTATCATTTCCAATAATAATCACTACAATTAAAGAAGGGAAAATTTATGAAGATGAAAAATTTTCTATGTATGTTTGTAAAGCAAGTCATTCTGTAACAGCATATTCATATTTGTTTCAAGAAAAAGATAAAGCTGGAAGATTTAATCTAGAAAAAGCAAAACAATTGAGAATACCTGAGGGAAAATTATGGAGTGAGTTACAAAAAGGAAAGGAAGTCATCATTAACAAAAAAATAATAAAGCCAGAACAAGTGTTAGGGGCAAAACGTCCAGGTAAAAAAATTGGAATTTCTGGAGACACAATGCCTACACCAGAATTAGAAAAATTTTTTACAGATTGTGACTATCTTGTTTTTGATTCAACATTTTTAGATGAAGAAAAACTAAGAGCACAAGACACATGTCATTCTACTGCAAAACAAGCTGCAATATTGGGTAAAAATGCAAAAGTAAAGAATTTGATTTTAACACATTTTTCAGCAAGATACAAAGATGAGATAGGACATCTAAAAGAAGCATTAAAAATTCATGATTCAGTAATTACAGCCAAAGATCTTTTAGAAGTAGAAATTAAATAA
- a CDS encoding DNA methyltransferase, which translates to MPESFFVLSKDYLELAIDEITALAKMYDRFSKIKVISNLVIVQSKTNWNEIAKRATFVKISGQILRKMSGLFLDEENVGVLKNAKTFVCRIVNLSSNQFNIPELESSMGDMISKFSHAKVNLENPDITVYLIFTNQENFFGFSKRVKNQVRPKKIKKHPHELDWKLARVMINLIGMKKGETVCDPFCGTGTTLLEAESMGIHGIGLDFDEKMCEIAKTNLKANRYNSQIINSEFQELSKISEKFDGIVTDLPYGTASKASEKPHAILKKFFASLPKRKRVAIMYKKELDFNSKLTGLKKYHIYRHKSLTRTILIK; encoded by the coding sequence ATGCCAGAAAGTTTTTTTGTATTATCTAAAGATTATCTAGAGCTTGCTATAGATGAGATTACTGCATTAGCAAAAATGTATGATCGATTTTCTAAAATTAAAGTAATTTCTAATTTAGTAATTGTTCAATCAAAAACAAATTGGAATGAAATAGCTAAAAGAGCAACATTTGTAAAAATTTCAGGACAAATACTACGTAAAATGTCAGGATTATTTTTGGATGAAGAAAATGTAGGAGTTCTCAAAAATGCAAAAACATTTGTTTGTAGAATAGTAAATTTATCATCTAATCAATTCAACATTCCAGAATTAGAAAGTTCTATGGGAGATATGATATCAAAATTCTCACATGCTAAAGTAAATTTAGAAAATCCTGATATTACAGTATATTTGATTTTTACCAACCAAGAAAACTTTTTTGGGTTTTCAAAACGAGTAAAAAATCAAGTAAGACCAAAAAAGATCAAGAAGCATCCTCATGAATTAGATTGGAAGTTAGCTAGGGTGATGATAAATCTGATAGGTATGAAGAAGGGTGAAACTGTATGTGATCCATTTTGTGGTACAGGGACCACACTTCTAGAAGCAGAATCAATGGGTATTCATGGAATTGGATTAGATTTTGACGAAAAAATGTGTGAAATAGCTAAAACAAATCTTAAGGCTAATAGATATAATTCACAAATAATTAACTCTGAATTCCAAGAATTGTCAAAAATATCAGAAAAATTTGATGGAATTGTGACTGATTTACCCTATGGAACTGCCTCAAAAGCATCAGAAAAACCACATGCAATTTTGAAGAAATTTTTTGCCAGTCTACCTAAAAGGAAAAGAGTGGCAATTATGTACAAAAAAGAATTGGATTTTAATTCCAAGTTAACAGGATTAAAAAAATATCATATCTATAGGCATAAAAGCTTGACACGAACAATTCTGATTAAATGA
- a CDS encoding ribose-phosphate pyrophosphokinase, whose product MNKVSIIAGKSSEDVGKKLSRKIKANLVKSQIRVFADGESKITLSGKISKKRSIVIQSIYPPVDTNLIQALSLVAKAKETSSEVIAVIPYMGYARQDREFLPGEIVTMKVLGKLFKGAGASKIIAVDIHSMIGFKHFPIKTKNISAIPELVEHFKKMSLKNPLVVSPDQGGKERAQKFAKELGSEYIALEKKRDRKTGKVQIKTKNISEVANRDLILVDDMISTGGSIVKATQFLKKQKCKKVYVACTHALLMNDAEKRIKKAGVTKIISTNTIPGKTSIVDISNIIAKAI is encoded by the coding sequence TTGAATAAAGTATCAATAATTGCAGGAAAATCTTCTGAGGATGTTGGAAAAAAATTATCTAGAAAAATAAAAGCAAATCTAGTAAAATCACAAATCAGGGTTTTTGCAGATGGCGAAAGTAAGATTACCTTAAGTGGAAAAATTTCTAAGAAAAGATCTATCGTTATACAATCAATATATCCTCCAGTGGATACAAATCTAATTCAAGCATTATCACTTGTTGCAAAAGCTAAAGAAACTTCATCTGAAGTTATTGCAGTGATTCCATATATGGGATATGCAAGACAAGATAGAGAGTTTTTGCCAGGGGAAATTGTAACAATGAAAGTTCTTGGAAAATTATTCAAAGGAGCAGGTGCATCTAAAATTATTGCTGTAGATATTCACAGTATGATTGGATTCAAACACTTTCCAATCAAAACAAAAAATATCTCTGCAATTCCAGAATTAGTAGAACATTTCAAAAAAATGAGCCTAAAAAACCCACTTGTAGTATCGCCAGATCAGGGTGGAAAAGAAAGAGCACAAAAATTTGCAAAAGAATTAGGCTCAGAGTATATTGCATTAGAGAAAAAAAGAGATAGAAAGACGGGAAAAGTTCAGATAAAGACAAAGAACATATCAGAAGTTGCCAACAGAGATTTGATTTTAGTTGACGATATGATTAGTACAGGAGGAAGTATTGTAAAAGCTACTCAATTTCTTAAAAAGCAAAAATGCAAAAAAGTGTATGTTGCTTGCACACATGCATTATTAATGAATGATGCAGAAAAAAGAATTAAAAAAGCAGGTGTAACAAAAATTATTAGTACAAATACAATTCCTGGTAAAACATCAATTGTAGATATTTCTAACATTATTGCAAAGGCAATTTAA
- a CDS encoding mechanosensitive ion channel domain-containing protein: MAEEDLSQISAGEFETVGHLLASSETLQIAFFIMIAGIIGITLVYRKFSSWVTSQKFYYKKPHFARFLRRAVLPVFAIIFITVINVHIQTGLLLDDQLSVANGENVSPQEIFAKILNTFNILVIGYTVSHLIPIALNKHEKSAQEKEDFDAWFEMRGFIDDEDNLFHKLYKWVPPNVTPEDIEEEEFREKLKTKEGMLELEQFRTTRGNPIGGYEKLVDSPFEEWKNSERTKYEKYYQDCITGNNQSGRKLKPGVKPEEIFPIDIWREEKRISGYEPIIPSSRPPGYAKKKSENIPKSAKQIIPVGIFIATILGVVAWWGVDLIVLATATGGLAIGLGLALQETMQNYFAYILIRKDKIFVEGERIKLDTGYNGYVHRITPRVTYIKDALNESIAIIPTRQLVNAQIINYTQGNKMVPAIVDVGVSYLNDPKQVSAILVKVGKRAMNEVIDAKGKHLIRQMQCPYLKNNQPSCGCDKDIHVDINQPVVRFNQFNDSSLDFSVWVYVRDYGAQFKTKTDMRIIMYEEFKKYDIRIPWPIRTVYQGDEKREQEEIDKLVEDRNKVIDEYGLGDLGRGGGGEE, from the coding sequence ATGGCTGAAGAGGATTTATCACAAATTTCTGCAGGTGAATTTGAAACTGTTGGGCATCTTTTAGCATCATCAGAGACACTTCAAATTGCATTTTTTATTATGATAGCAGGCATAATTGGAATTACTCTAGTTTATAGAAAATTTTCATCATGGGTGACTTCACAAAAATTTTATTATAAAAAACCACATTTTGCAAGATTTTTACGAAGAGCAGTTTTGCCAGTTTTTGCAATTATATTCATTACAGTAATTAATGTGCACATACAAACTGGGCTTTTGTTAGATGATCAGCTATCAGTTGCTAATGGTGAGAATGTATCACCTCAAGAAATATTTGCCAAGATCCTCAACACGTTCAATATTTTAGTAATTGGATATACAGTTTCTCATCTTATTCCAATTGCACTTAACAAACATGAAAAATCTGCACAAGAAAAAGAAGATTTTGATGCTTGGTTTGAGATGAGAGGATTTATTGATGATGAAGACAACCTATTTCATAAATTATACAAATGGGTTCCACCAAATGTCACTCCAGAAGATATTGAAGAAGAGGAATTTAGAGAAAAGCTAAAGACAAAAGAAGGAATGCTAGAATTAGAACAATTTAGAACAACAAGAGGCAATCCAATTGGAGGATATGAAAAATTAGTTGACAGTCCATTTGAAGAATGGAAAAATTCAGAACGTACAAAATATGAAAAATATTATCAAGATTGTATTACTGGTAATAATCAATCTGGAAGAAAATTAAAACCAGGTGTAAAACCAGAGGAAATATTTCCAATTGACATATGGAGAGAAGAGAAGAGAATAAGTGGTTATGAACCAATAATCCCAAGTTCTCGTCCTCCAGGATATGCAAAAAAGAAAAGTGAAAATATTCCAAAATCTGCAAAACAAATTATTCCTGTTGGAATTTTTATTGCAACAATTTTAGGAGTTGTTGCATGGTGGGGAGTTGATTTGATTGTTCTTGCTACTGCAACAGGAGGATTAGCAATTGGTTTGGGATTAGCATTACAAGAAACAATGCAAAATTATTTTGCATATATTCTCATTAGAAAAGACAAGATATTTGTCGAAGGGGAGCGAATAAAGCTTGATACTGGATATAATGGATATGTGCATAGAATTACGCCTAGAGTTACATACATCAAAGATGCATTGAATGAATCAATTGCAATAATTCCAACAAGGCAATTAGTTAATGCACAGATAATTAACTATACACAAGGAAACAAAATGGTGCCTGCTATTGTAGATGTGGGTGTTTCTTATCTAAATGATCCTAAACAAGTTTCAGCTATACTTGTAAAAGTTGGAAAGCGAGCGATGAATGAAGTAATCGATGCAAAAGGAAAACATCTCATAAGACAAATGCAATGTCCATATTTAAAAAACAATCAACCAAGTTGTGGTTGTGATAAAGATATTCATGTTGATATTAACCAACCAGTTGTAAGATTTAATCAATTTAATGATTCATCATTGGATTTTTCAGTTTGGGTTTATGTTAGAGATTACGGTGCACAATTCAAAACTAAAACTGACATGAGAATTATAATGTATGAAGAATTTAAAAAATATGATATTAGAATTCCATGGCCAATCAGAACTGTATATCAGGGAGATGAAAAACGTGAACAAGAAGAGATTGATAAGCTTGTGGAAGATAGAAACAAGGTTATTGACGAATATGGCCTAGGTGATCTTGGTCGTGGTGGAGGTGGAGAAGAATAA
- a CDS encoding lysine 2,3-aminomutase yields MTYQESAWDDSPSLKSYTLSNFRTLPQIQKLSEETQFEMEVVGNVLPFKANNYVVEQLIDWNNIPNDPIFVLTFPQKGMLKPEHYAKMESALKNNLDKKEITSIANEIRLQLNPHPAGQMELNVPTLKDGTKLYGMQHKYKETCLFFPSQSQTCHAYCSFCFRWPQFVGMDEMKFAMQEGEQLVQYVSEHPEISDVLFTGGDPMIMKAKIFSKYVDALINAKLPNLKTIRIGTKALAYWPYKFLTDSDSQEMLDVFKKITDNGLHLAFMAHFNHLNELSTDAVKNAIKEVRKTGAQIRTQSPLLAHINDDAEMWAKMWTKQVQLGCIPYYMFVVRDTGAQHYFGIPLVKAYEIFRKAYSSVSGLARTVRGPSMSATPGKVHVIGTANLNDQKVIVLRFLQGRNPDWVQVPFFAKYDENAIWLDDLKPALTDKFFFDEEMKNFKAKNPIEDYPES; encoded by the coding sequence ATGACCTATCAAGAATCAGCTTGGGATGATTCACCTTCACTCAAATCTTATACTTTATCAAACTTCAGAACTCTTCCTCAAATCCAAAAATTAAGCGAAGAAACTCAATTTGAAATGGAAGTTGTAGGGAACGTTTTGCCATTTAAAGCAAATAATTATGTTGTTGAACAACTAATTGACTGGAATAATATCCCAAACGATCCAATCTTTGTATTGACTTTTCCTCAAAAAGGTATGCTTAAACCAGAACATTATGCAAAAATGGAGAGTGCATTAAAAAATAATCTTGATAAAAAAGAAATTACATCTATTGCAAATGAAATTCGTTTACAATTAAATCCACATCCTGCAGGTCAAATGGAACTAAATGTTCCAACGTTAAAAGATGGAACTAAACTATATGGAATGCAACACAAATACAAAGAAACATGTCTCTTTTTCCCTAGTCAAAGTCAAACATGTCATGCATATTGTAGTTTTTGTTTTAGATGGCCACAATTTGTTGGTATGGATGAAATGAAGTTTGCAATGCAAGAAGGAGAACAACTTGTTCAATATGTTTCTGAACATCCAGAAATAAGTGATGTCTTATTTACTGGTGGTGATCCAATGATTATGAAAGCAAAAATTTTCTCAAAATATGTTGATGCTTTAATTAACGCCAAACTTCCTAACCTTAAAACAATTAGAATTGGAACAAAAGCTCTTGCTTATTGGCCTTACAAATTTTTAACTGATTCAGATTCTCAAGAAATGTTAGATGTTTTCAAAAAAATTACAGACAATGGATTACATCTTGCATTTATGGCACATTTTAACCATCTAAATGAACTATCAACAGATGCTGTAAAAAATGCAATTAAGGAAGTCAGAAAAACAGGAGCACAAATTCGAACTCAATCTCCATTATTAGCACATATCAATGATGATGCAGAAATGTGGGCAAAAATGTGGACTAAACAGGTTCAGCTTGGTTGTATTCCATATTACATGTTTGTTGTAAGAGATACTGGTGCACAACACTATTTTGGAATTCCACTAGTCAAAGCTTATGAAATTTTTAGAAAAGCATATTCTTCAGTTAGTGGATTAGCCAGAACAGTTCGTGGTCCTAGTATGTCTGCAACTCCAGGAAAAGTCCACGTAATTGGAACTGCAAATCTCAATGATCAAAAAGTAATTGTTTTGAGATTTTTACAAGGTAGAAATCCTGATTGGGTTCAAGTTCCATTCTTTGCAAAATATGATGAAAATGCAATTTGGTTAGATGATCTAAAACCTGCACTTACTGACAAATTCTTCTTTGATGAAGAGATGAAAAATTTCAAAGCCAAAAATCCAATTGAAGATTATCCAGAATCTTAG
- the glnA gene encoding type I glutamate--ammonia ligase, whose product MNADQVLQTIKDENISFIDFWFVDIFGELHNVGMPSYAIDKNSFVNGLEKLDASSIVGFKSVNNSDMILMPDPNSFKILPSDYDPSSRKNARIFCDLYDGSTEKESRYNRDSRGIAHKASEKLKEFGLTHTNWGPEIEFFVFDSINVYPSPYAATHSGGGSGYSIESKESPWAKGNVSTAIDLKEGYYPSQPKDTLEGFRKDVCDDLYNYFGIKIEAEHHEVATSGQCEINLVYDEMISMADNVIAVKNLVKVKAKRKNKVATFMPKPIFGDNASAMHTHQSLWNGNSNVMYDQDDDVAQMSQTGRYYVGGILSHASALCAISNPTTNSYKRLVPGFEAPVNVCWGLANRSTAIRVPMYNRNQEKSKRIEYRVPDPTANIYLLEAALLLAGLDGIKNKIDPGDPVEENVYKLSPEKKREYRIGSLPVSLKGALDSLASDSAFLEEIFTKDFLKTYSELKYKEYTAFAQTPTAWEVSMYADA is encoded by the coding sequence TTGAATGCAGATCAAGTTTTACAAACTATTAAAGACGAAAATATTTCCTTCATTGATTTTTGGTTTGTAGATATTTTTGGTGAATTACATAATGTAGGAATGCCTAGCTATGCAATTGATAAAAACAGTTTTGTAAATGGCCTTGAAAAATTAGATGCTAGCTCAATTGTTGGTTTTAAATCTGTAAATAACTCAGATATGATTTTAATGCCCGATCCAAATTCATTTAAAATTCTTCCAAGTGATTATGATCCAAGTAGTAGAAAAAATGCAAGAATTTTTTGTGATCTCTATGATGGAAGTACTGAAAAAGAATCAAGATACAACAGAGATTCTAGAGGTATCGCTCATAAAGCATCTGAAAAACTCAAAGAATTTGGATTGACTCATACTAATTGGGGACCTGAAATAGAATTTTTTGTATTTGATTCCATCAATGTTTATCCATCACCGTATGCAGCAACTCACTCAGGAGGAGGTTCTGGCTATTCAATTGAATCTAAGGAATCACCTTGGGCTAAAGGTAATGTAAGTACTGCCATCGATCTTAAAGAGGGATACTATCCATCACAACCAAAAGATACCTTGGAAGGATTTAGAAAAGATGTTTGTGATGATCTTTACAACTATTTTGGAATTAAAATTGAAGCAGAACATCACGAAGTAGCAACTTCTGGTCAATGTGAAATCAATTTGGTTTATGATGAAATGATTAGTATGGCAGATAATGTAATTGCGGTAAAAAATTTAGTAAAAGTTAAAGCTAAACGAAAAAACAAGGTAGCAACTTTTATGCCAAAACCAATTTTTGGTGATAATGCTTCTGCCATGCACACTCATCAAAGTCTATGGAATGGAAATTCCAATGTAATGTATGATCAAGACGATGATGTAGCACAAATGAGTCAAACTGGTAGATATTATGTTGGTGGAATTCTAAGTCATGCATCAGCTTTATGTGCCATATCTAATCCAACAACAAATTCATACAAACGTCTTGTCCCTGGATTTGAGGCTCCAGTCAATGTATGCTGGGGTTTAGCAAATCGCTCTACAGCAATCAGAGTTCCAATGTATAATCGAAATCAAGAAAAGAGTAAAAGAATTGAATATCGTGTACCTGATCCAACTGCAAATATCTATCTTTTAGAAGCTGCATTATTACTAGCAGGATTAGACGGAATCAAAAATAAAATAGATCCTGGAGATCCAGTTGAAGAAAATGTATACAAACTTTCTCCAGAAAAAAAACGTGAATATAGAATTGGATCCTTACCAGTATCCTTGAAGGGTGCATTGGATTCATTAGCAAGTGATTCTGCTTTCTTGGAGGAAATTTTCACAAAAGACTTCCTTAAGACATATTCTGAATTAAAATACAAAGAATATACTGCTTTTGCACAAACCCCAACAGCCTGGGAAGTTTCTATGTATGCAGATGCATAA
- a CDS encoding amino acid permease — MSELKRHMGLFHLTMYGVGLILGAGIYVLIGEAAGFAGNSMWISFLLGAIVAVFAGLSYAELAALFPKAAAEYTFVKNAFKNHFFGFIIGWLTAITSIIVAATVSLGFGGYLTQFIDLPITVGAIFLIGVLSIVNFIGIKESAWANTIFAIITAAGLVLIIILGFTIEPIESVDYFEAPNGITGIILAFVLIFFAFIGFEDMANVAEEVRRPQKTIPRAIILSIVITGVIYILVSLSVVRILSWEELSVSSAPLADVAHSVLGINGNITISLIALFATASTVLITLVAGARILYGMAESNSLPQFFGKIHHKTKTPWIAVVGILITSVGFTFVGDIVIIANIVVFAVVITFTAINLAVIVLRYTEPTLERPFKVPINVGKFPILPMFGFITTVYMTLQFEIEIVFVGIAIIGIGSILYLILKKQNNFLSSN, encoded by the coding sequence ATGTCTGAATTAAAACGTCACATGGGATTATTTCATCTTACCATGTATGGTGTTGGATTAATTCTTGGAGCTGGGATCTACGTCTTAATAGGAGAAGCAGCAGGTTTTGCAGGAAATTCTATGTGGATTTCTTTTTTGTTAGGTGCAATTGTTGCAGTGTTTGCAGGATTAAGTTATGCAGAACTTGCTGCGTTATTTCCAAAAGCGGCAGCAGAATATACATTTGTAAAAAATGCGTTTAAGAATCATTTTTTTGGTTTTATAATTGGGTGGTTAACTGCAATTACATCAATCATAGTTGCTGCAACAGTATCTCTAGGATTTGGCGGATATCTAACTCAGTTTATTGATTTACCAATTACAGTTGGTGCTATTTTCTTGATTGGGGTTTTATCAATAGTAAATTTTATTGGAATAAAAGAATCGGCATGGGCTAATACCATATTTGCAATTATTACTGCTGCTGGATTAGTACTGATAATTATTCTAGGATTTACAATTGAGCCTATTGAATCTGTTGATTATTTTGAGGCACCAAATGGAATAACAGGAATAATTCTCGCTTTTGTGTTAATTTTCTTTGCATTTATTGGGTTTGAAGACATGGCAAATGTAGCAGAAGAGGTAAGAAGGCCTCAAAAGACAATTCCAAGAGCTATCATTTTATCAATAGTAATCACAGGAGTGATTTACATTCTAGTTTCATTATCGGTTGTTCGAATATTAAGTTGGGAAGAATTATCCGTATCATCTGCCCCACTTGCAGATGTAGCTCATAGTGTTTTAGGCATTAATGGAAATATCACAATATCACTAATTGCATTATTTGCAACGGCTAGTACTGTTTTGATAACACTTGTAGCTGGTGCACGTATTTTGTATGGAATGGCAGAGAGTAATTCCTTACCGCAATTTTTTGGAAAAATTCATCATAAAACAAAAACTCCATGGATTGCAGTAGTAGGAATTTTAATTACATCTGTAGGATTTACATTTGTTGGAGATATTGTAATTATAGCAAATATTGTTGTTTTTGCTGTAGTTATTACATTTACTGCAATTAATTTGGCAGTAATAGTTCTAAGATATACCGAACCAACTTTGGAAAGACCATTTAAAGTTCCGATTAATGTTGGAAAGTTTCCTATATTACCCATGTTTGGATTTATAACTACAGTTTACATGACATTACAGTTTGAGATCGAGATTGTATTTGTAGGAATAGCTATAATTGGAATTGGTTCAATTTTGTATTTAATTCTAAAAAAACAAAATAATTTTCTAAGTTCAAACTAA
- a CDS encoding VIT1/CCC1 transporter family protein — MKIHFDDFIYGSIDGAVTTFAIVAGVMGASLPAVIILILGFANLFADGFSMAAANYQASKARNEFVEMKRRQEEWEIDNLEDQEREEIREIYRKKGFKDELLEDVVRIITSKRKVWLDTMMKEELGLIEDEKNPMHSSVSTFVGFNLVGLIPLIPFMIFMIIGIEMNSEAFLYSIVSVCSAFFLVGMIKGKIVKKSMVHSGINTLIIGGIAAIVAYFVGYGLNLLIS, encoded by the coding sequence ATGAAAATACATTTTGATGATTTTATTTATGGTTCTATAGATGGTGCAGTTACAACCTTTGCAATAGTTGCAGGAGTTATGGGCGCCTCGTTACCTGCAGTCATCATATTAATTCTAGGATTTGCAAATTTATTTGCTGATGGATTTTCTATGGCTGCGGCAAATTATCAAGCTTCAAAAGCAAGAAATGAATTTGTTGAAATGAAAAGGAGACAAGAAGAGTGGGAAATAGATAATTTAGAAGATCAAGAAAGAGAAGAAATTAGAGAAATTTATCGAAAAAAAGGTTTCAAGGATGAATTGTTGGAAGATGTTGTACGGATTATTACATCAAAACGAAAAGTGTGGTTAGACACAATGATGAAAGAGGAATTAGGATTAATTGAAGATGAAAAAAATCCCATGCATAGCTCTGTAAGTACATTTGTAGGTTTCAATCTTGTTGGATTAATTCCATTAATTCCGTTTATGATTTTCATGATAATAGGAATAGAAATGAATTCAGAAGCTTTTCTATATTCTATTGTGTCTGTATGTTCTGCATTTTTCCTTGTTGGTATGATAAAAGGAAAAATTGTTAAAAAATCTATGGTGCATTCAGGAATCAACACATTAATCATTGGTGGAATTGCTGCAATTGTTGCATATTTTGTAGGATATGGATTAAATTTACTGATTTCTTAG